The Benincasa hispida cultivar B227 unplaced genomic scaffold, ASM972705v1 Contig159, whole genome shotgun sequence genomic sequence GCATTCAAATTGGTCTTACTATCGGCTGAGGACTGATGCTGTGTATTCTCAGTAACTGAATCACTTACAAGAGCACACCCGGAGTTTGATCTGTCATGTGACTGTCGTCTCTTACTGTTTGGGGGCCTGCCGTGCAGCTTCCAACATTGGTCCTTCGTATGCCACGGCTTCTTACAATGCTCACAGATAGGTGTGGGCTTTTTATCATTGTCGGAACTGGACGCCTTTGAAACAAAGGCTGATGCATCAATGGAGGCTGTCACAGGATTGTTCATAGCCTATGATCGATCTTCTTCTAGTCGAATCTCTGAACACACCTCTCTGAGAGACGGGGTAGGTCGTTGACCCAATATGCGACTTCGAACACTGTCAAATTTTGGGTTCAATCCAGCCAAAAACACATAAACCCGATCTGCCTCTTCAAGTCAAATACTGCGCCCTATCCTGTGTGCAGTTCCAGACAATCTCCCGGGCAAAGATTCCATCTATTGCAAGGCACTATAGTTATATTGAAGTAGGAAGTAAATTCAATGGTCCTTGCCTTGCATATCATGACCTGTTTGTGTAACGAACACTGGGATACGTTCTAGCTCGTTTCAGAGTAACACAGTACACGCTAGCTGCATCCCAGAGTATCTCTAGCAGTATGCATGTATAAACAATAAGGTCGGCCAATCTGGGGCTCCATAGCTGTTCAATAGAAACCGACCGTAATAGAGAATCTTCCTTTCACAGATTCTTCTTGAGGATCACCTGGGATAGGTTTCGGAATTTCTCCTAATTAAGATACGAATTTGTGCCTTTCTTCATAAGGGTCCATGTCTAATCGACTGGGACATGAAGAGATAAATTATCCCCATTTAAAGTTGTTTCTTCGAGCAGAAAGTCCTGCCAGAATTATTTCATTGAACAGTTTAAGTAAGTTGTATTGGggcaaaatagagaaaagaaggTTGACATGGATCTCAGAAAAAAACAGGTTGTTGGATTCGTGTGCAAATTTGTATCCAGATTTTTGAAATCCTGCGGTAGATTGCAAGAGGGCAACATATTGTTCTCACATCCTCCTGCAGTAAATGGACCGAACTTTAACGCGGGAACACAATAGGCGTGCATCTGGTTGACTGAACACATGGCGCGCGACGGGAAGAATGGATCGTCGAGCTCGAGAGATCGCCGGCAGGTATAGGATCCCGCCGATTGTGCTAGCTCGAGCGTGGCTGCTCGGTCTGCCGCTAGTCAAAACTTGTAGAGGCAGAATCGGTAAGGTCCAGTTTCCTTTGTCGATGGGTGGGTCGCGGATCTGAAGCGAAAAACCTAGGGTATGCCCGTGCGGTCATTGAATTGTTTGCAGGTCGAAGTCGAAACCCATAGAGCACACCGGATATAGGATGCACGGCCCAGCCTGTTCGTCGAATGTTTAGCAGGTCGAAGGCATCGATCGGACGCGACGAAGGGATCTGATCTGCCGAGGGGTTGCTGCGGATGCGGACGTCCTCGATCGGAGCCAGATCTGATCCGGTTCGTGGTGGATCTGAGGGGTTGTTGCGGCCATACCCGATCTGAGTCGGATCCGTCGACGGCGGCGTGAGACAAGGCAGATTGGATCTGTTTGCGTATTCTTCAGATCTGTCCGTGTGCGGCGTGAGCATCCGGCTAGATTCCGTTAGGTGAGGTGGCTCTCATTGACGGCGGCTCTCTGTTGACTGCAACTGGACGGCAAAGATTAATTCCGGTAAAGCAGCTTGAAAACACTCCTTCACAGCGGCCCGAATagcaattttcatatcaaaaCTCGAAGATCCACCATCTGAAGGCGACTGTGGATGGTTCTCTTTCATAATGGCTAGGGTTTTGTccccttgctctgataccatgatgaaaataaGAAAGGGGAGAAACCAACACACaatttacgtggaaaccctagaacagggagaaaaaccacgatacagatcttttcttttattttttaattgataccCTGAATACAAGATAACAGGGtgaataaatagacagtagagAGCCCTAGGGTGAGAGACAATTACAAAAATACCCCTAGGGTAAAAATCCTATTTTCGACATATACTAGTCACCAGCTAATACACAGAAAACTTTAAGATAACCTCAAAGTACACGGAAAGCATATATATGCATAACAGACTGACTCAATGACTAAGGGGGAGAATTACCAGTTTTACCCCTCCTAACAAATCTATTAATTATTGGGGGCCTAACACCAAGCCCCAGTACTCGACTTAGTTATTCAGCCCTTTGGAAGTTTCAGGTATCAAAGAAAATGAGGTAACCAAAGAATTTATCATATGGGGAAAATTAATGCTTTTAGTAGAGTCCCGGATCATTGGATTAgtccaattttttcttttatgaaacAGACAACAattttcattgatgaaatgaaaagaatgaaaagagactaatgcttgACTTACAAGAAATTATGAAATAACAAGAATTAGGGATCAACAAGTGCACCTGACTATCTCAACAAGGTTGACACACCCATAGTACCCTCATCACATCCCAAAACAAAATATGACAATTACAATAGAAAACTGTGTCTTACAAACATAATTACATAGATTAAATGAAAGCATTCCAATTAAGACAAATATCTCGAACAGAGTTTGAATGAATAACTACTATTTAGTTAGCTGAGTTGACTTGAGAGGCGGATTATTAGAATAATATCTTGATTTTGTTTTACTTCTGTTGTCCACGTGCATTTCTTTGTCTACATATTTTTGGCACAATTGCTCCTTTTATTGGAGTCCTCTAATAAGCTCAGTCAAAGCGCAGGAGAATATCTTGATCACCCCCACCCCACCACGTTCTTTTAAGCTGTCAGGAAGGTGATGCAATTCATGCAACTGCCACAGTGGCAGTTTACAGTGTAATATAATGTGTGAACTCTccgatacatatatatatataaaaaaaaaactgtataAATGTATAAATCATAAGTAAAACTGCACTAGCTCACTATAGAGACAATATGCATTCTTTTGATGATGTTTTCATTGGTTCCTCATATGTTAGGCTTGTTCTTGTTTGACTGAGTTATCAACTTCTGATGTTTAGGTCAGCATTCAAAAGATCCTTGTCAGATGGAAATATTCTTCACGAAAATTGCTCACCAGTGTTATCTACAGATAGAAAGCTTGAAAAACATTCAAACTCTGTATTGTCCAAACAATCACGAGGTAGCGAGGTTCTTTCAGAATCTTCTCCAGAAATATCCACTTCTGGAAGTGATATAGCATTGTCAAGGTTTGATACCACCATCTCTATCATTGTGAAATTTGTAGCTCCTTTCTCTCGTAGTTCATGCAACAGTTCTTACCAGCAAGTTAGACGTGTCTTCATTAAACAAGAGCCAGAGAGTTAAGAAAACCACATGTGCTGAGTACCCATCTGCATTTGTTTTTcatgattatatttataatatcaaCTCTTTGTGGTGGTTGTATCCGGCATTTTATAGGaggcatattttttttttttcttttttttttttaagtttgtttTTGGATTCTGTAGACGAAGCCTGTTAGGTTGGAAGTTGTAGAAATTATGTGTCGTCTGTTATGTAGTTCTGCCATTTGTGATTTTGCTTTCCGTACCAATGGGGCTAACAAATGGTAGGTTTGGATAATCAAACGGAAGCCTAGTTGTGTTTGTTTAGATAGATTTTTCTGCAGGAATATGGTAAGAATTCTTGGAAATGAAGACAAGTGTCGTATTTTGTAGAATTTGTTACGGGAAATGTTATAAAACATAGGCACCTTTTTATTTCCTCCAAAGCTGTTCCACCCCAATTCGATTGTTCTTCATATCCAACTGGTTAATCCTACTAACTGGTTATCTTTTAGGCAGTGTTGTTTCTAATGATAACTGAATGGTGTTTGTCGAATGTCTCGAGGTAGGTATACTCCCTCAATGCCTCAGAGGCGGCTTTTTGGGTCCATTCAAAGGGAAAGATGCCTTGAAGGTGACCATATTTTCTTTTCCGAAGGGGACGCTATGAGTTGCTCAAACTTTGTTGACCTGGACTGGCTTTCATCCTCTGGGAATTCATGTGAGGAGGAGCCGTTTGAGAGGTAATTACAACACTGTTGAATAGTTTATTACTATAATATCCAAGAACATTCTACGCTTACAAGAATAATTTACGTGTCAAAAGATCTTGATTTACGATTTATGAAGACTTCAAATAACTGGATGGCTATACTTTTCTTTTACTCGTATTCTTTGGGGATTTTGaggataattttttcttttaattatgcTCTTGGCCTAGCACTAGGTCCTTGCATTTCTGAATTATGATGAGTGAACTCAACTGCTCTTCGCCTATCATGATTTTAGGTCTTTGGGCTTCAACTCTCCAATTGCTAGAGATTCATCTGAAAATGTTGTCACTGGAGAATCAACTCCTTCCATGAGTGAATATGGTTCGAGCATGAAGGTCAGTTATGTTTCTGTCCTTGGTCTCCTTTTACATGTTTGGAACTGCCCATTTACATTCGTATAATTATTTTggggcaaatatcaatttatatccttgAATTTTGGTGTTATATCAACTTGAATCTTAAACTAGTAGTGTTGTGTCAATTTAAACCTTTAACTTTGGGGGTTTACTAATTTAAACcccaaattaataattgtatcaatttaaaccctgaatttTCATGAGTATATCACTTTAAACTCTGAACCTtaataagtatatcaatttaaactttaaacccTTTGtaagtgtatccaaataaaacatgatGGAGAGTTGACACACTTTGAAACTTCAAGGTCTAAATTGATACagttatgaaagtttagagtttaaattgatacaattattagtttgggatttaaattggtacatttatgaaagttcaaggtttaaattgatacaattattaatttaggttTAAATCGATACTATCTCTAAAGTTCAGGGATATAAATTGGTGTAATGATTATGCCACTTTGAAATAGTAACTTGTCTTTCTAAGCTTGCTGAGTAGAGCATTGTGCACTGTACCGATGATTCCAAGTTGAACTTTATATATAGATTccaaatgtatcaatttatttaaaaaaagaaaaagaaaaaaaaacgaaagAGATGGTCAGAGTTGACATGCACAGTCCATAGTGTCAAAACATATTATGAATTGATTAATCCAACTCGATGGGATAAACTTCTTCATTGGATTGCTTGCTTTGGTTCAGCTTGGCTTCTGAATTTTATTTCTCCTGCTTTGTCCATCTCTCTCTCACattgtattcattttttttttatcattttggaTGTTTTTATCTTTGTACTTTTAGCATTaatctcttttcatttcattaatgaaaaattgtttccttttttttttaaaaaaaagacattTTTTTAATCCAACTTTGGTGCTATGTATTTAACATTGCGTTGTGTTTGGGTATCATGTGGCCACCTATGTTTGTTTCACTTTATAAAATgaaggtttttattttttattttatttattttttattttttattattattttttttgggttGCTTTCTACGTGTAGGCAAAGGAGCAGAACACAATGGAAGTTCCCCAATTGAGAACACTGGAGGATTACTCGGAGAACTTTGTGCAATGGGTAAATTATGGAGAGACCCTTTGCTATTGAACCCTTCACAATCCAATCTCTTTTCCCAACACAGCCAATgccaaaggaaaaagaaagaaaaaaaaaagaaaaacacccATCCCATTCCCAACTTCAAAATAGTATATagtgaaaataataataacaataattctTTTGGAGCACAAATTTTCATCCCATGCTAGGTTTCGGGCATCCCTAGGTAaaattatgtaaatattttcCTCTTAAAATCGCACTTAGAACACTGGTGATTATTGATTCTTTTTATTCAATGTTATTTTACGATTTTGATTTTGTAACATCGTGCTCTAATTGCCTGATGAAGTTTTTGCAGTGTGTTGTAACCTATAAATAAGTCTCAAATTTGGAATTCTTCATCCTATTCCTGTTGCATCTCTCAAATGTCAATACTGCTAACTTGTATGAAACTAATCAGGACATAATGATTATGCCACTTTGTCTATCTTGCGTACAGATTGCCAGAACCATTTTCCTAACAGATTGGAACTTCtaaaaacagaatatattttcaagtgtttaatgtaaaaaaataagtcattttagaaaaaattaaagtatttgACAATCACTCAAAATAATTTGTGAAGTATATTTTTTGACAATTTTTATCAagagtgtttaaataaaaatgagttttttgaaaaacactttcttctcaagtcaatccaaatggaTCCTAAATCCACTTCGATTTAGTTGGTTAGTGATGGAGATGCATGTTATATTAGACATACatgttataaatttatataaggTTAGAAGTATGGAACAGTCTCTAAACTTAAAAAGTATAGTAGATCCTTGAATTCTTGATCTTTGGGTTTAATATCAATTTTTCATCCTTGAAAGCTAAATGTTATATTAGACATTCCATTTAATTGTCTTTGTTGgacatcattttaaaatttatttatttattaactacaaaattaaaaatttaagctTCATTtagatagaatttttttatCGTCCATTAgaatagttttaaacatttttatatttatgagatttaatatacaaaattgaaagtttgtaCGGTAGATTTATTAGACTTTTTAAAGAGAAAGTTGGGGAATTTATTAGTCACAATTGTATTTTTAAATGCATTGTCTATAATATCGAGATTAAGTaacattaattataaaattattataatgtttTATACAATTATTTACCCAAATATATAAGCAAAGAATAAAACTTATATATTCAttgaagtttttaaaaaatagagacCAAAATATTCTTAAATTAAGAACACATGAAAAATTTTAATTGGTCTTCATTAAATGGCTTGTTTTGGATCTCGGGGTTTTGAGgatttcaaatgaatttcattgTTTGTTAACTGCAAAAAAGATAAcgattttaaaatttggagtgattttaaattatatttttactttaaaaacgtttttttttttagaataagtgatatattatacaacaacaaaggGGATCCCACAGCCTGGGATCAAGGCAACAAAGCACAAACAAAGACAGggcaacaaaaccaaaacaaagccaaCAGGATAAGAACCCAAAGTGAAAgagaaaagaacccaaaaccccacaaactaggggctacaacaaaacaaagaacaacgtgaagttcaaaaagaaaaaacattcgtacacacactagataagaccaagaaggtcaacTCGCCAGGAAGTAGCACGAACACGAACTGTAGAGACCATAAAGTGAACCAGAGCAGACATTGACCTCGGTCGACCTTCATGCAGCCGTCGATTATGCTCTTGCCAGATGTATATGGAAGCACACCAGAAAACACggaacaacttactacgcacctccttacccgaccccactcggcacaaccaactcaactctacatcccAAATAGCACTTGATGCGCTAAACCAACTGATGCAACACAATAGACCACAATCTCTCCCAAAGGCcacactaaaaaaaataaatgatcccgcGACTCCAACTCCCCCACACAGAagacaccccccccccccctcctgacaacacaccccaactcctcaaccaatctCGTGTACCCCACCTGTCCTCATTGCTAACCACGCACAAAAGGAGTGACGTAGAATACCACCCCACACCAACAAAATACCAGCCCATGACACCCTATGGCGACGAGGACGTATACTCTCCCAAGCACTGGCGATAGAAAATGACCACTAGCATCCGGTACTCAACCCAATAATCCTCTCCCCTCACCCTAGGCCCCACTGCCTAGATAAAACCTAGATCTCAAGCAGCTCCCAAGACACTgtaggccacctccaacctccctACAATCCATGAACTTCGACAATCGCACTTCCAACCTTGACCTAACcacgaaaaaaaaaacaaacaaaaattaaaccaacCGGTAGACCCATATTGATTCCAAAATCCGCGCCCCCGGCAGCAAGGGATCCCAGCCAAACAAAATAAGACACATTCATCGGCGAATCATCAATGCAAACTAGATGTTTAAATCTATCTCTAATTCGTAAGATATCCCTCTAGCACAGATCTCCCAACCTACTCCGAACAACCCATAACGACCGCCCACACAAAACATACGCCTCCACCCACGCCACCCAAAGTGACCCTGACTTAATTAAGATAAGCCAGAGCAGCTTCATAATAGCAGCCTGGTTCCAAGAGGCCACATGCTTCACACCCAAGTCCCCCTCTCCCAACGGCAAGCACACCTCATCCCACGCCACCCATGCACCACCCCGACTCACCATActacccttccataaataactacgtaacagacgatcaacctcatgagttacacaCGCAGGCAGCAACACGAAGATGCTACACCAAAAAACCTGAAAGGACTGTAAAACAGACCTAACAAGCTGCAACCTCCCAGCAAAGGAGAGGGACCTCGCTGCCCAGCTTCTAATACGAGCTGTAATCCTCTGTATCAAAGGCGCACAATCCACAACCCTCAACTGACCCACCAATAAAGGTAAACTCAGATACCTAACAGGCAACGAACCAAGAGAGACACTCATATATGCAGCTAGTTCCTCCACCTCCCTCGACTCCACACCCGCAACAAACATAGAACCCTTCCCAACATTTGCAACTAATCCAGACAGCTCTGCAAACTCTGTTAATACCTGCCTCACAAACTCCAAAGAATCTCTCTCAGCTgcacagaaaatcatcaaatcgtctgcaaaaaccaaatgagttaGGCCCAAACGCTCACAccgatcatggaacctaaaccacacaggaggtttattcaacaacctagacAAGACCTCCATCACCATCATAAACAAAAAAGGAGACAGTGGGTCCTCCTGCTTCAACCACTTTCTACTAGAAAAAAATCATTCAAGGGAACCATTAATAATCACAGAGAACTTAGGTGAAGTAACACAAGCCCTCATCCAACTAACAAACTGAAAGGGCGAACCTATAGCCAACAACACACCAAACAAAAAATCCCAATTCACTGAATCGTAAGCCTTCTGAAGGTCTACCTTTAGCACACAATGCAGCTTCCCTCTGCCCTCCTTGTAGTTCCCCACGAGCTCCTgacacaataaaatgttatcgaAAATCGACCTACCCAGAACAAATGCAGACTGATTACCACTGATGAAATCAGGCAACCACAACCGCAATCTCTCAACTAAGATCCTCGAGATACACTTATACATAACATTGCAACATAAAATAGGATGAAACTCCTCTATACGTTCAACTCTCCGCCTCTTAGGGATGAGAGTAATAGCAGTAGAATTAACTCCACAAGGTAGGTAacatatctaaaaaaaattcaacacaGTGTCACAAAAATCATCTCCAACCACACTCCAAGCAGCTCTATAAAAATCCACCGAAAACCCATCAGGCTCAGGAGCCTTCCCAGACTTCATCGAGAATAAAGCCTTCTGAATCTCCTCCCGACTCACTGGCCGACCAAGGGCCTCCATCCCCTCCTCGGGCCAGCTAAACTNNNNNNNNNNNNNNNNNNNNNNNNNNNNNNNNNNNNNNNNNNNNNNNNNNNNNNNNNNNNNNNNNNNNNNNNNNNNNNNNNNNNNNNNNNNNNNNNNNNNNNNNNNNNNNNNNNNNNNNNNNNNNNNNNNNNNNNNNNNNNNNNNNNNNNNNNNNNNNNNNNNNNNNNNNNNNNNNNNNNNNNNNNNNNNNNNNNNNNNNNNNNNNNNNNNNNNNNNNNNNNNNNNNNNNNNNNNNNNNNNNNNNNNNNNNNNNNNNNNNNNNNNNNNNNNNNNNNNNNNNNNNNNNNNNNNNNNNNNNNNNNNNNNN encodes the following:
- the LOC120068959 gene encoding uncharacterized protein LOC120068959; amino-acid sequence: MVMEVLSRLLNKPPVWFRFHDRCERLGLTHLVFADDLMIFCAAERDSLEFVRQVLTEFAELSGLVANVGKGSMFVAGVESREVEELAAYMSVSLGSLPVRYLSLPLLVGQLRVVDCAPLIQRITARIRSWAARSLSFAGRLQLVRSVLQSFQGSMVSRGGAWVAWDEVCLPLGEGDLGVKHVASWNQAAIMKLLWLILIKSGSLWVAWVEASRLEVRLSKFMDCREVGGGLQCLGSCLRSRFYLGSGA